TAAAAACTGGTTTTAACAACGGGCAGGAAGACGCCCTAAACGAGTGAAGGTGAAAGACGAAGCGATGACACAGGCAAAAGGAACGATCACACAGATCCTGGGCGCTGTTTTGGACGTGCAGTTCGAAGAGGGCAACGTGCCCGCAATTCTGAACGCGCTGACCACGCAGAACGAAGGCAAAACGCTGGTTCTGGAAGTGGCGCAGCACCTGGGTGAAAACACCGTGCGTTGCATCGCGATGGACACCACCGATGGTCTGGTTCGCGGTCAGGAAGTGCTGGACACGGGTGATGCGATTTCCGTTCCGGTTGGTCCGGAAGTTCTGGGTCGTATTCTGGATGTTATCGGCAACCCGATCGACAACCTGCCGGCACCGAGCGCGAAAAAGCGTTACCCGATTCACCGTCCGGCTCCGGCCTTCGTGGATCAGTCCACCGAAGCTGAACAGCTGGTCACCGGTATTAAAGTTGTCGACTTGCTGTGCCCGTATTTGAAGGGTGGCAAGATTGGTCTGTTCGGTGGTGCCGGTGTGGGCAAAACCGTGACCATTCAGGAATTGATCAACAACATCGCAAAGGGCCACGGTGGTGTGTCTGTATTCGCCGGTGTTGGTGAACGTACCCGCGAAGGGAACGACCTGTATCACGAAATGATGGATGCTGGCGTTATCAAGCTGGACGGCGAATCCAAAGTGGGTCTGGTGTTCGGTCAGATGAACGAACCGCCGGGAGCCCGTGCCCGTGTTGCGCTGACCGGTCTGTCCATGGCTGAATATTTCCGTGACGAAGAAGGCCAGGACGTTCTGTTCTTCATGGACAACGTATTCCGCTTCACACAGGCCGGCGCCGAAGTGTCCGCTCTGCTGGGTCGTATCCCGTCCGCCGTGGGTTACCAGCCGACGCTGGCCACCGACATGGGCGCGTTGCAGGAACGTATTACCTCCACGAACAAAGGTTCGATCACCTCGGTTCAGGCCGTTTACGTGCCTGCTGACGACTTGACCGACCCGGCTCCGGCAACG
The window above is part of the Micavibrio aeruginosavorus ARL-13 genome. Proteins encoded here:
- the atpD gene encoding F0F1 ATP synthase subunit beta, giving the protein MTQAKGTITQILGAVLDVQFEEGNVPAILNALTTQNEGKTLVLEVAQHLGENTVRCIAMDTTDGLVRGQEVLDTGDAISVPVGPEVLGRILDVIGNPIDNLPAPSAKKRYPIHRPAPAFVDQSTEAEQLVTGIKVVDLLCPYLKGGKIGLFGGAGVGKTVTIQELINNIAKGHGGVSVFAGVGERTREGNDLYHEMMDAGVIKLDGESKVGLVFGQMNEPPGARARVALTGLSMAEYFRDEEGQDVLFFMDNVFRFTQAGAEVSALLGRIPSAVGYQPTLATDMGALQERITSTNKGSITSVQAVYVPADDLTDPAPATTFSHLDATTVLSRQIAELGIYPAVDPLDSTSRILDPRIVGEEHYKCAADVQKTLQTYKALQDIIAILGMDELSEEDKLIVARARKIQRFLSQPFHVAEVFTGSPGKFVQLEDTIKGFRAIVDGKYDHLPESAFYMVGTIEEAEEKAKKMAAEAA